Proteins encoded together in one Lutra lutra chromosome 4, mLutLut1.2, whole genome shotgun sequence window:
- the LOC125097394 gene encoding translation initiation factor IF-2-like, which yields MGRREAKAVCKQASSASLQDVRAGPRVRGCARPGPGANLNGASASANTPGRNGTEARSPPTRLPPPGGRGDEGLRAQSRGVGEAAAVAGRPVRSARGLLPRPFPAAEGQRGRDRVAPHSPRAAAAAATAWPGGSSLSRQPPPEGTGAAPSAAAKPLAPEGVVVAAGTEAQSPPSLIGLTGRRSHAVPGGAPLNRVGGARLRRDDGGAAGGDPPRSLQRRRGRSCRRRRWATAPPGPHARLRRRDCGGRPGTSRRERGGARPGDGGGRALAALPSAPGPPPTMPPRRRKPLDLSQTVAGASPTPSPQAVSAFAPFPSLQEGPPKSKTPLQQVIALQPRTTPSLLLPPAVLHTPLQSPTTLPN from the exons ATGGGGCGCCGAGAAGCCAAGGCTGTTTGCAAACAGGCGTCCTCAGCCTCCCTCCAGGATGTACGTGCTGGGCCCCGGGTAAGAGGCTGCGCTCGGCCCGGGCCCGGGGCCAACCTGAACGGTGCCAGTGCCTCCGCCAACACACCGGGCCGCAACGGAACCGAGGCCAGG TCGCCCCCCACGCGCCTCCCGCCTCCCGGGGGACGCGGAGACGAAGGGTTGAGGGCCCAGAGCcgcggggtgggggaggcggccGCAGTAGCAGGACGCCCCGTCCGCTCGGCCCGAGGGCTGCTGCCACGGCCCTTCCCCGCGGCGGAAGGCCAGCGAGGCCGGGACCGCGTCGCGCCACACTCACCTCGAGCAGCGGCCGCCGCCGCCACAGCATGGCCGGGAGGGTCGTCCCTAAGCCGACAGCCTCCTCCGGAGGGCACCGGCGCGGCCCCAAGCGCCGCCGCGAAGCCTCTCGCTCCTGAAGGGGTTGTGGTCGCCGCTGGTACTGAGGCCCAGAGCCCGCCGAGCCTCATCGGGCTCACGGGCCGCCGCAGCCACGCGGTTCCCGGAGGAGCGCCGCTGAACCGGGTCGGGGGCGCAAGGCTGCGGCGGGACGACGGAGGTGCTGCAGGCGGGGATCCTCCGCGAAGCCTCCAGCGTCGCCGTGGCCGCTCCTGCCGCCGGCGCCGCTGGGCCACAGCGCCCCCTGGACCCCACGCCCGGCTACGGCGCCGGGACTGCGGCGGCCGCCCGGGCACCAGCCGCAGGGAACGCGGGGGAGCGCGGCCTGGGGATGGCGGAGGCCGGGCGCTGGCTGCGCTGCCCTCGGCCCCCGGCCCGCCCCCGACAATGCCTCCCAGGAGGCGGAAGCCCCTCGATCTCTCACAGACCGTGGCGGgtgccagccccacccccagccctcaggCCGTGAGCGCCTTTgcaccttttccttctctccaggag GGCCCACCAAAGAGTAAGACTCCCCTTCAACAGGTGATTGCCCTGCAGCCCAGAACTACCCCCAGCCTGCTGCTGCCACCTGCGGTCCTCCATACCCCTCTGCAATCACCAACCACGTTACCAA ATTag